In Paraburkholderia terrae, the DNA window ATACGTCCCGAGCCTTGCACCTGCAGGAAGAAAGCCTCGATGGGGTCGTCGACCCACACGAGTTCATTGCCGTTCAGCGCGCCCGAGCGCTCGAGCTGCGCACGCGCCGGCATCGCTGAACCTGGGCGGTACGCCGAAGGCCAACGGTACAAGGCCGTCTGATACACGCCTTGACGCACGCGTGAACCACGCAGCAGCGGCTCGTAGTAGCCTGTCACGAGTCCGTCGAGCGTGCCGTCGGTGTTCGAGAACTGGAACGGCGTGAAGTAGGTTTCGAAGAAAGTGCGCGCGCTCGCCACGTCCAGGTCGTCAAGCATCAGCGCGGCCGCGCAGGCGCGCCGCCATGTCGGCTGACTGGCGAGGCGCACGCAGTTCTGGCGCAGCGCCGCAGCCGCGCCGATCAGTGAATCGTCCTGCCAGCCCGGCACCTGTCGCCACGCGACAGGCGTCAGCCGCTGGGCGGCGATCTGGCCGGGTATGATCGCGGCGCCTGTCGGCGGTGAAACGGATGGCCGCACCGCGCCGCCGCCTCCGCACGACGCAAGCAATACGGCAAGCGACAGCGCCCCCGCCCAGGCCGCGGCCCGGCGGGCAAAACGCATACAATGATTGTTCTCGATGGAAACTGCCATGTCTGATCTGCTCGACGAATATCCGATGCTCATCTTCGCGCTGGAGTCGCTCCTGGCGCTTTCCCTGCTGATTTTCATCGTGGTGTGGACAGCGTCCGGCAAGAAAAAGAATGCCGCACGCCAGAAGCAGGACGCAAAACAGGTCCCGCCGCAGCAGCAGCCGCGTCGCTGACTGACAGCGCGCGGCGTCTCATGTTCAACGCGCGCTCAATGCAGCGTGCGCGGCATCCGCAGAACGAATTCCGGCACGGGCGCGTCCCAGCGCTCACCGTCCTCCGCCACGCAAAAATACTCGCCGCGCATCGTCCCCACGGGTGTCGCGATCACCGCGTAGCTGGTGTACTCGAACTGCTCGCCCGGCTTCAGCAACGGCTGATGCCCGACCACACCTAGTCCTTTCACTTCCTGAACGCGATTTTCGCTATCCGTAATGACCCAGTGTCGCGCGATCAGTTGCGCGGCGACCTGGCCTGTATTGCGGATGGTGAGCGTGTAGGCGAAAGCGTATTTCCGATGCTCCGGGTCCGACTCTTCGGCGATGTACCGGACCTGGGAGGACACGCTGAATTCGTACTGGCTCATGCTGATTCCGATGGTGAGCCAAGCGCGCAATCGATCCGCGCAAGGCTGTGTGCAGGCGGCTCGGCGCGACTTGCGGCGCGACGGCACAGGCGTTGACATGGTTTGGCATTCTGCTTGATGCAGCGCGGGCCCGCAACCGCACCGGCCAGCCGGACAACTCTCCAGAACATGATGAAAGCCATGCCGCGCCAAAGGCCGCGGCGCGCCGGCCGGCGCTAAAATAGCGGTTTTCCGTCTCCCGCCCACCCCACGCCATGACTCAATTCCGTATCGCTCCCAGCATTCTGTCCGCCGACTTCGCGCGGCTCGGCGAAGAAGTCCGCAACGTCGTCGCCGCGGGCGCCGACTGGATTCACTTCGA includes these proteins:
- the mltA gene encoding murein transglycosylase A, with the protein product MKISRESARSDSSAKMSIGYSSSRSDMAVSIENNHCMRFARRAAAWAGALSLAVLLASCGGGGAVRPSVSPPTGAAIIPGQIAAQRLTPVAWRQVPGWQDDSLIGAAAALRQNCVRLASQPTWRRACAAALMLDDLDVASARTFFETYFTPFQFSNTDGTLDGLVTGYYEPLLRGSRVRQGVYQTALYRWPSAYRPGSAMPARAQLERSGALNGNELVWVDDPIEAFFLQVQGSGRIVMEDGSVMRVGFGGTNNQPYKSIGRWLLDRGELTPSQATMQGIKAWARANPTRVDGLLDTNPRFVFFREMPSSEPAPGGGADGPIGALGVPLTPERSIAVDPAAIPLGTPVFLQTTRPLTNAPMNRLVFAQDTGSAIKGGVRADYFWGLGDEAGDLAGKMKQGGRMWLLLPNS
- the apaG gene encoding Co2+/Mg2+ efflux protein ApaG, giving the protein MSQYEFSVSSQVRYIAEESDPEHRKYAFAYTLTIRNTGQVAAQLIARHWVITDSENRVQEVKGLGVVGHQPLLKPGEQFEYTSYAVIATPVGTMRGEYFCVAEDGERWDAPVPEFVLRMPRTLH